The following are encoded together in the Kingella negevensis genome:
- the thrS gene encoding threonine--tRNA ligase translates to MLNITLPDGSVRQYESPVTVAQIAESIGAGLAKATVAGKVNGALVDACDPITQDSTVQIITPKDQEGVEIIRHSCAHLVGHAVKQLFPTAKMVIGPVIEEGFYYDILPEKPFTPEDMAAIEERMKQLINQDYDVIKKMTPRAEVVEIFKSRGEEYKLRLIDDMDDSIQAMGMYFHQEYVDMCRGPHVPNTRFLKHFKLTKMSGAYWRGDSNNEQLQRIYGTAWANKDELKAYITRIEEAEKRDHRKLGKQLDLFHLQDEAPGMVFWHPRGWALWQVIEQHMRRELTEAGYQEVKTPQVMDKTFWEKSGHWANYKDNMFLTSSEKREYAVKPMNCPGHVQIFNHGLRSYRDLPMRLAEFGSCHRNEPSGALHGLMRVRGFVQDDAHIFCTEDQIAEETKAFNLLVMKIYQQFGFKNVSIKLSLRPEKRAGSEEIWDKAEQGLRDALTACGVEWEELPGEGAFYGPKVEYHIKDALGRSWQCGTIQLDFVLPERLEAEYVAEDNTKKRPVMLHRAILGSLERFIGILIEEHAGSFPLWLAPVQMVVMNITEKQADYAKEVQAKLQAAGFRVDLDIRNEKIGYKIRSNSEMRYPYQLTVGDKEMENGQVSIRKKADNLGSVSVDEFIAMLQDELKQAVEV, encoded by the coding sequence ATGTTAAACATTACTCTACCAGACGGCAGTGTCCGTCAATATGAATCGCCCGTAACCGTTGCCCAAATCGCCGAAAGCATTGGCGCAGGTTTGGCAAAAGCGACTGTGGCTGGCAAAGTAAACGGCGCACTCGTGGACGCTTGCGACCCAATCACTCAAGATTCAACCGTTCAAATCATCACGCCAAAAGACCAAGAAGGCGTGGAAATTATCCGCCACTCATGCGCCCACTTGGTGGGACACGCGGTTAAGCAATTATTCCCGACTGCCAAAATGGTTATCGGTCCTGTGATTGAAGAAGGCTTTTATTACGATATTTTGCCTGAAAAACCGTTCACGCCCGAAGACATGGCAGCGATTGAAGAGCGCATGAAACAGCTTATCAATCAAGATTACGATGTCATCAAAAAAATGACCCCACGCGCCGAAGTCGTAGAAATTTTCAAAAGTCGCGGCGAAGAATACAAATTGCGCCTGATTGACGACATGGACGACAGCATTCAAGCCATGGGCATGTATTTCCACCAAGAATACGTGGATATGTGTCGCGGTCCACACGTTCCAAACACGCGCTTTTTGAAACATTTTAAATTGACCAAAATGTCAGGTGCGTACTGGCGCGGCGACAGCAATAACGAACAATTACAACGCATTTACGGCACAGCTTGGGCAAACAAAGACGAACTGAAAGCCTACATTACTCGCATTGAAGAAGCCGAAAAACGCGACCACCGCAAATTAGGCAAACAATTAGATTTGTTCCACTTGCAAGACGAAGCCCCAGGTATGGTGTTCTGGCACCCACGTGGCTGGGCATTGTGGCAAGTGATTGAGCAACACATGCGCCGCGAATTGACCGAAGCGGGCTACCAAGAAGTGAAAACGCCACAAGTCATGGACAAAACTTTCTGGGAAAAATCAGGGCACTGGGCGAACTACAAAGACAATATGTTCCTGACATCATCAGAAAAACGCGAATACGCCGTGAAACCCATGAACTGCCCTGGACACGTTCAAATTTTCAATCACGGTTTGCGTTCATACCGCGATTTGCCGATGCGTTTGGCGGAATTTGGTTCATGCCACCGCAACGAGCCAAGCGGTGCATTGCACGGTTTAATGCGTGTACGCGGTTTTGTGCAAGATGACGCGCATATTTTCTGTACCGAAGACCAAATCGCCGAAGAAACCAAAGCATTCAATTTGTTAGTGATGAAAATTTACCAACAATTTGGTTTCAAAAATGTCAGCATTAAATTGTCGTTGCGCCCTGAAAAACGCGCTGGCAGCGAAGAAATTTGGGACAAAGCCGAACAAGGTTTGCGTGATGCCTTAACTGCTTGTGGCGTGGAATGGGAAGAATTACCTGGTGAAGGCGCGTTCTACGGACCAAAAGTGGAATACCACATCAAAGACGCATTGGGACGTTCATGGCAATGCGGCACGATTCAGCTGGATTTTGTGCTGCCTGAACGCTTGGAAGCGGAATACGTTGCCGAAGACAACACGAAAAAACGTCCTGTGATGTTGCACCGCGCCATTTTGGGTTCGCTGGAACGCTTTATCGGCATTTTGATTGAAGAACATGCAGGCTCATTCCCATTGTGGCTTGCGCCTGTGCAAATGGTGGTGATGAACATCACCGAAAAACAAGCGGATTACGCGAAAGAAGTGCAAGCGAAATTGCAGGCTGCTGGTTTCCGTGTGGATTTGGATATTCGCAATGAAAAAATCGGCTACAAAATCCGCAGCAACAGCGAAATGCGTTACCCCTATCAATTAACCGTTGGCGATAAGGAAATGGAAAACGGTCAAGTATCTATTCGTAAAAAAGCGGATAATTTGGGTAGTGTGAGCGTTGATGAGTTTATCGCGATGTTGCAAGATGAATTGAAACAAGCGGTTGAAGTTTAA